AAAtgtgatatatatatattatatatatacaaacatattaatatatccAATAAggtacataaatatatatcatataacATGACATATCTTATGTACATcgcttttatttttaaaatcaatattaaaatcgtattttgttgtttttattatatattatattattttttgcaaaatattttgaagaaaaatatatataataatgatatttttgttttattccACTTTGAAATATgcttgtttttttttttttcattataataaaattaacaaattttccttttgttttttacaaatataaatacacgcaaaaaattgtaaaaatatttgaaaattacattttttttattttatatataaatatgtatatatacttgggatttatgtaatataaGCGTTTCGCTAAAAATATGTCaaatcaaattatatatacatgaaTAAAGTTACGTCATAATTATACATTTCTTCATAAAACGTGCAATTATTTCGCAAAAGGTTACACTCGTATTATAACAATTGATTTCATTCAAATGTGCgtgttttataatatttataaaatgaataaatgtatgcatttaattttttattcattccTCTTATCGCAAACATTATGGGTGTATGCTTTTTATCAGATTTGTAATATTCAATactatttacaaaaaatggaattataattaaaaaaaaaaaattacatgAGCATGTAATGTATTGTGCATTTTGTACACAGATTATTAtgacataaaaaaaaaaaaataaaataaaaataaaaaaatatgtattatagCTAGATTATTATACACAAATGTATTAacatacataaatatttgaaaagtTTAGGTGGATGTATCCAAAAAGTCTTTTCAAAAATTGCTTCCCTTAATATATAGAATgggaataaaaataaattaaccaaataataataaagtaGTAATAGTAAGCTAATCATAGTAGTAATAATAGGGCGTGCTTAGTCAAAGTTGTTAATTCCCTTTGTTAAGCATGCtctcatttttatattgatttttttttatttcttatcATCCATTTTGGCtaacttttattatattgaaAAACAATTCTTTTTATCGCATCAAACTGCCATTTGGTACTTAAATAAGAACGTGaccaaaacaaaaaaaatacaagtTTCAtactatataataattgctttgtatatatttgtatttcgAAAAATATGGATTTTATTTTAGCATGCCCTTATGCTTATTTCATTTACAAATTGAAATTTTATAAGCGACGTAATACTTTCATTTTATGAATGagagaataaaaaaagaagattgtatgaaaaaaaaaaaattatttccttATAAAGGTAAAAATACTAGATAACAAATGTACAAAGGGGtttcttataaaaaaattttagaataaaacaaaaataaatcgtATTTTTCGAGAATACAAGGGTATCTTAAGATGGATTTGTTAAGGGAAacgcaaaaaaaaaataaaaataggtatatataatgtatattGTGGCTATCCATGTAGGCAAAATGCTGAATAAGTATTAGGTCACTTTTTTCAGACAAATgccttttctttttatggATATAACTAGTTTATAAAATGAAGAATACCTTTCCATTCTTCTGGTAACATATCTAATACATATAGATACTTTCcttgattttttttctttaaaagcaaaacaatttttgtcatttcatcttttcctaaatcttttttattatcattaatgAAACCAATACACTTTtgtaatatatcattttttttcaaaagtTGTAGCTCAttaatcatattattagtcccagttttatttttatcgcCAAGATCTCGATTTGCATTTACTTTTGATCGATGGTCATTACTAtgagtttttttttttatgccctgttcataattttttccacCAGGGAAATCATAAAATGGCAATAAGTCAAGATAAACTACTGAGTAAAAGTAACATAAAAATTCGTTAATACTCATGTTTGGTACATTATTAATTAGATTGTTTGCTATTTTGTGTAATACTTCTTTTTCGGATGAAATAGAATGGCATAATCTTGAAAGGCCTTTGgcattaaaattaaaaatgttttgtTGAATTATCGGTTTTAAGTTGTCTATATGcctatttaaaattttaaatttaaacaaaCACCAAACTAATAATgctaaatatttatgatgaatattatttatataatggtaattatttatgtcTTTTTCAATTAACTGAATAAATTCTTcatcatatatacataattttgacaaactatataaatttgttattttatgtaaagtagttaaattatcatatttttttatcatttcttttataataataaaatacataacattttctttaaaaaaatatgcattgTTTTGTGTTAATGTATGAGTTTGAGACTCATTAAATATTGTGGAGGATTTTCCATCGTCATTTTGAGTTTCTATTGTTCCTGAATTATTTCGAGCTAATTCTTTtggaatataatatttcgaATAATCATTTTTGAACGAATAATTTGATATAACTGTTAACATATCAGTTAGCTCAATGGCTGATAACAAATGTAATTGATTATCAATTCGATCAATTATTTGATTCATAaattgaataataaaatctttatgtgatatatttttttgatttagAGGTAATtcttttctatattttgattgttttatatattttaataaatttgttaaaacTATTTTTGTATTGGTTGTGGTATTTTCTTGAGCATATAAatcaattaaaatttttgtaaaaactCTAGAAATGccaatataattatataagttAAATTTATctgatattttattaatataatttataattaatctatatatatatatattattaattttatttaatatatatagtggCTCCATTACTAGtactatattatttacacTAAAACAATCTAAACGGTATTTTAAGTATTCTAACAATTGATCTactatttctttttttttatcaaaataatataaataagaataaatgtgaaaaatatttacaatttGATCAGGGGTATAagtttttatatgataaattatttgtgATTCAACATGTGGTAAAAATACTTTATGAATGAATTCTTTtgttatttgtttttttaaaattatgtatttttcGTCTTTATTTGGAATTacattattgttattatcttttattttatctatatcatttgttttattactatttttatcatgTTTAATTGACTTATCTTGGGAATATAATGAATTGTTTTGTTcattgttaatattttgatttttatatttattcactAAATTTTGAGGGAAAATACTTTCCTTCTTTTGTGGTTTTTCTACCCCCTCTTGATTTTTATTCGCCTcttttatcaaatttttatatttttcaataacATGCCTACTATTAGGATCTATAtcactatatatatgtgtatcTGAAAagtgttttatatttttgttaaatataggatttacattattattatagtttttttgtgtgtttgaatatatactaaattttcttttcagcacattttttttccatttaacTATACGCATACAACGCCAAGAAAACTTTTCCATGTTTTTCAAACTTATTAAATATTGAATCCTATTTGGTGAgttacatttatttaatatattatatgctgtataataaatacaaagaaatatatcaaCTACCCTTTCTTTtactatattattttatatatacaggGATATATACTCATTTTCCAAACATTAGCCATTATTCATTATGATAGCATATTGGGAAAATAACCCAACAATATAATagaaattaaataataataataaaactctatattattattctttcttaaaaaaaaaaaactaaaaaaacaaattatatatgaatagcATGGAGACGTAGCAATATgcgtacatatatatatatatataatatatgtgtaaCCTACAAactcaattttttttttaaacttgaaataagagaaaaaaaaaattaaaacaaaaaacaatgaaaaaattgtataaaaatataactatacaactaaaaattaagaatttggatgaaatattttttgaattttttaaaggcgttattatttgtatacgTAGTATGTATAACGTGCTATAAATATAGGGGTATTTATAAAAGGGGGgaagaataaaatatttaagaatatatagctttgttatatttttttatatttatcactattatatatacatgtatgtaattatattaatattttttgcatattCTTTTACCACTTGAATGTAaatcatattaaatataattttcacaaaaaatcaaaaaaagtTTATGTGTAAATTAAGTTATACAATATGAAGCTATAagttattaatattttctaatttattttatccactattatttattcaattcttttatttattattttgttttttttattccgTGTGTTACAAGGGGAAATTTTATAAGAAtgcttttttatttatcatttttttatagtaaATAAACAAACCAATGAAAATCATTATATCAagctgaaaaaaaaaagtatattttttctcataatatattataaatatatccttcaatatataataccaTATACAAATCTACGCTTCCTATTTTTGATTAAGttgttattattgttatttttttctacacaatataatttacaaaataatataaaaatggtaaaaattagaagatatatattataacctaattttatttactgTCCTAATgtagtaaatatatatttttttgaataattcACATgtatagatatattttatatattaattttcttttgttattttttctaaatttagggatctatatttaattataatggTGGTTGCGTTCTAGGAATGACTGGATCACAATGTGTTGCAATTGCATGTGATCTTCGCCTTGGGTCAAATAGTTTTACAACAGTTAGTACGAACTTtacaaaaatttttaaaataaatgatcatatatatgtaggATTATCAGGTTTAGCAACAGATATACAATCATTATATGAGTTGTTAAGATATCGAGttaatttatatcaaataCGCCAAGAAACAGATATGAATATAGATTGTTTTTCTAATATGTTATcaaacattttatattcaaataGATTTTCAccatattttgtaaatccAATTGTGGTTGGATTTAAAGTAAATACACATATAGATGAAAACggaaataaaacaaatgtaTATGAACCTTATTTAAATGCATATGATTTAATTGGTGCCAAATGTGAAACTAGCGATTTTGTTGTTAATGGTGTATCCAACGAGCAATTATATGGAATGTGCGAATCGATGTACATAAAGGACCAAGTAATATATCTTAAgctttattttgtttgcCAAGATTTTCATACTctatttatcattattttactattttattCTATAATACATACATACCTTTTTAACATCTTTAGGATGAAAATGGACTATTTGAAACGGTTTCCCAGTGCTTACTAAGTGCACTAGATCGTGATTGTTTATCTGGATGGGGTGCTGAAGTTTATGTATTGTAAGTTAACTATTATGAacttgaaatatttttcatatttgtatatactTACGAAGTTATTAAagtttatttctttttattcCCCATAAAAAGTGTAGacacatatatacacaccggattttatatattatactttttttttacagaACTCcagataaaataataaaaaaaaaacttaaaGCAAGAATGGATTaaatttcaaatattttatcaaaattatatataaatctttttttgtaattgaacttttattttttcataccCTCATAAAAGCAATATATCAttacatatacataaatacatggaaacatattatatggtgtagttgtaaaatataaactttatttatagtgtgtttatatattatattttgtggataaaatatgaaacaACGAAACTTGCGCTATATACAACCATTGTAacttcatatttttaaagacGTTTATATTTAACTACATATAACTATACATCATATAAAACACATTTCCTTTatctttttaataatacgctgattatatttatgaatgGCTAAACTTTTGATGCGAACAAAAgaggaaaaaaaagagaaaaaaaagaggaaaaaaaaattcacgTAACTtgattaaaaattaaacttataatttattaaaaaaatgcagAATTTAAAGTTAGTTTCTTTTTgcctttatttttttaattgaatAAGTCGGGATTCaaagtatataatttgttttcattttacATCATATGTAGGGTTTTtcgaaatgaaaaaaataactgtaaatttttttccatttttttattttatttttttccattttctatttttccatttttttattttatttttttccattttctatttttctattcttttaatttatttttttccattttctatttttctattcttttaatttatttttttccatttttgcCTTTGGCCGCCTTTGCTATgcgcattttttttattttccatatttttttgttttttttttccacaaaaaatataacttgTATAGTGAATAAAAAACtaacaaaagaaaaacaattttttattaacaatgGTTGTTataggaaaataaaatctgTTCATTTAAAGTTGAAGAAATTTAGGAGTAATGAAGAAAAGGGTAGCGTGGGTGGGGGGTTGAGGGATATTGCCaattatcattttaaaaggaacatatataatagttgGAATAATAACTTtcctaaaaatattatttataaacaGATTTATGAAAAGACTTAtccatttaaaaaatactgTATTGGAGATGAATATTATGGAAGAATATTAAATGTAAattccaaaaaaataaaagttgATATTTTATGTGATAGAAAAGCTTGTTTAAATACATCTGAATATTTCAgttcattaaaattatgcaaatatataaattcaataataaatatacatgatataataaaaataaaaataaaatttatacaaaaaatttataagaaaatatttgtacaaataagaaaatattcAGTATCAGAAATATTATCTTCTTttcaaaatgataaaaatttaataaattcaaaaattttttacatttatcataattatgCTTTAGTTTATATTGCTCCTAAAATACATGCAAAGTTAATTATTcacaaacaaaataaattagatAAATACAAACTTGGAGATACTATTCCCGTCAAAGTTGATTCTTTTAattcagaaaaaaatgagctATATGTATTAGATCCAAACAGCTAGtctatatattcatttattcatttctGAAATTGTCGAATTTATAGATTTTCCAACAGTTTCTATATAATCAGTAGTGATATGATCAACTGGGATATCCTTCAATTCATTCATtatctttttaattttttcttcagACATTTTTTCTGCCATAATTTCTAAAgaattataatttgaattaACATTTCCATCAGAACCAAATGATGgatttgtatttattattacattttgTATTGTatccattattattttttgatttaaaattaataaatcatttttaatatcacAATAATCAAacaatatatcaaatactttattatattcattaatatattccaTGTTCATGTTTTCTTTATCTTCTGcatctatttttttaccatTTGAATCTGTTTTGTCACTTTGTAAATCTTTTaatttagttttttttttataaaaagatAGGAATTCTGATGcatttgttattttatcaataaATTCGGAACCAAATAATTGagtatttattatatttatttcattatattctatctttatttttataagaggcttattataaacatttttttttatttttagcaaattaaatgtatcatatttttctgaaaaaaaagcTAAATGAATAAAACTACTAGTATAAAAATCGtcattttgtaattttgaaaaaaaatcatttaCACATTTATCAGTTATGctagaaataatattacCTTCCTCTAAATCTGTGATTCCACAATTAATtctatcatttttttctttttcaaataaagatggaaaaaaaatttttttaaaaagataataatttttaatttgatttAAGAGTTGTTTTCGAATTTTGTCTAATATTGAATTTGTTTGATCATGCAGAAATTGTTTAAGAACATATTcatcattaaaatttaaatcataatttgataattttatttcttttaattcaaATGGCCTAACTGTTTCTaagtttattttcaaaaatcgaaatctttcatttttaatttctaaCAAACCTATATACTTATCACCATATTCATTAACACATAAAGAAGTTCGAACTGATGACCCTAAttgtaaattataaaaagtgTGAAATAAACTTTCTTCTAATTGAGGTTTTGAATTATGCTCGTGACCCCATATAACTAGATCTATAAAACTAGGAATAAATGattcttttataaaatttttagaaTTATTAGAATTTGTATTTCTCATATATCTATTTTGATGTAAaactaatatatttattcgatttttataatcctctggtattataaattttatatttttattttcaaaataattatataaccTTTCATCT
This genomic window from Plasmodium berghei ANKA genome assembly, chromosome: 2 contains:
- a CDS encoding proteasome subunit beta type-3, putative encodes the protein MGSIFNYNGGCVLGMTGSQCVAIACDLRLGSNSFTTVSTNFTKIFKINDHIYVGLSGLATDIQSLYELLRYRVNLYQIRQETDMNIDCFSNMLSNILYSNRFSPYFVNPIVVGFKVNTHIDENGNKTNVYEPYLNAYDLIGAKCETSDFVVNGVSNEQLYGMCESMYIKDQDENGLFETVSQCLLSALDRDCLSGWGAEVYVLTPDKIIKKKLKARMD